A region from the Polaribacter sp. Hel1_33_78 genome encodes:
- a CDS encoding T9SS type A sorting domain-containing protein, with amino-acid sequence MMIKKKIILLFAIVFVSITNAQSISFTSATLTKGLIGNTIQVDYEYTIGASGYIYCAIENQQQNWTSISTVASADLNPAPAGTSVAGSFSLVIPTSTIPFYNLPNGSDGVQTVYRIKITLSDSSFNYLNAQFPGDWIQLTNFANFTGTTDSNWSTTSNWDVDVPNATTNVTIPASQNAVISSTTGANTNNLTVNGAGSLTLNAGGSLKVTGTSTGNITYIVNVSDTNWHLVSSPVNGEQYDDTWITNNDIASGSDFTTNRGISWYDNTSLTSPNIAGEGGHWRYFQGGATAQNFGTGVGYALIKDTNPGVSSGNFSFTGTMPSSVSPAINQGVNNWNLIGNSYPSYMDVAAFITENGTSGTDKLADANQAIYIFNASTSAYEALTTGYIQPGQAFFVNSKLASTTVAITKAMQSHQTGVTFYKTNLPSINLSVSNNATTKSTAIHFYDEATKSLDPGLDIGLFDGVSSDLRIYSHLVDDNQGISFGKQALPLSEMESVAIPIGLEAKANQELTFSLSALNLSSDTKVYLEDKVKNTFTLFTNNEVKITLNEAANGIGRFYIVTSSNALQTENIILQHVAVYPTNDTNLRVVGLPSGKASLKLFNTLGKAVFTASFSADIKMNDIRLPQLSKGVYLVQIQTKEGNLNKKIILK; translated from the coding sequence ATGATGATTAAGAAAAAAATAATATTACTATTTGCTATAGTTTTTGTATCGATTACAAATGCACAATCCATTTCTTTTACATCAGCAACGTTAACCAAAGGCTTAATTGGTAATACCATTCAAGTAGATTATGAATATACAATTGGAGCATCTGGTTATATCTATTGTGCTATAGAAAATCAGCAACAAAATTGGACAAGTATTTCTACTGTTGCAAGTGCAGATTTAAATCCTGCCCCAGCAGGAACTAGTGTAGCAGGTTCATTTTCCCTAGTAATTCCTACAAGTACAATTCCTTTTTATAATTTACCAAATGGTTCTGATGGAGTACAAACTGTGTATAGAATTAAAATTACGTTAAGTGATAGTAGTTTTAATTACTTAAATGCTCAATTTCCTGGAGATTGGATACAGTTAACAAATTTTGCAAATTTTACTGGAACCACAGATTCAAATTGGTCTACAACTTCTAATTGGGATGTTGATGTGCCAAATGCAACTACAAATGTAACAATCCCTGCAAGTCAAAATGCAGTGATTTCGTCAACAACTGGCGCCAATACAAATAATTTAACTGTTAATGGTGCAGGTTCTTTAACCTTAAATGCTGGTGGTTCTCTAAAAGTAACTGGAACATCAACAGGAAACATTACTTATATTGTTAATGTTTCAGATACAAATTGGCATTTGGTCTCAAGTCCTGTTAATGGCGAACAATATGATGATACTTGGATTACAAATAACGATATTGCATCAGGTTCAGATTTTACTACAAATAGAGGAATTTCTTGGTATGATAACACAAGTTTAACTTCTCCAAATATTGCAGGTGAAGGTGGCCATTGGAGATATTTTCAAGGAGGAGCTACAGCACAAAATTTTGGAACTGGAGTTGGTTATGCTTTAATAAAAGATACAAATCCAGGAGTTAGCTCTGGTAATTTTAGTTTTACAGGTACTATGCCAAGTTCTGTAAGTCCAGCAATTAACCAAGGAGTAAATAATTGGAATCTAATTGGGAATTCTTATCCTTCTTATATGGATGTTGCTGCTTTTATTACTGAAAATGGTACTAGTGGTACAGATAAATTAGCTGATGCAAATCAGGCTATTTATATCTTTAACGCGTCAACAAGTGCTTATGAAGCACTAACAACTGGTTACATACAACCAGGACAAGCATTTTTTGTGAATTCAAAATTAGCATCTACAACAGTGGCTATTACAAAAGCAATGCAAAGTCATCAAACAGGTGTTACCTTTTACAAAACTAACTTACCAAGTATCAATTTATCTGTTTCTAATAATGCAACTACAAAAAGCACGGCAATACATTTTTATGATGAGGCTACTAAAAGTCTAGATCCAGGTTTAGATATAGGTTTGTTTGATGGCGTATCATCTGATTTAAGAATCTATTCTCACTTGGTTGATGATAATCAAGGGATTTCTTTTGGAAAACAAGCTCTACCACTTTCTGAAATGGAGTCTGTTGCAATACCTATTGGTTTAGAAGCAAAAGCAAACCAAGAACTTACTTTTTCTTTAAGTGCTTTAAATTTATCATCTGACACCAAGGTGTACTTAGAAGATAAAGTAAAAAATACCTTTACACTATTCACAAATAATGAGGTGAAAATTACTTTAAATGAAGCTGCAAATGGAATTGGAAGATTTTATATAGTTACTTCCAGCAACGCACTACAAACAGAAAACATCATTTTGCAGCATGTTGCTGTTTATCCAACAAATGATACAAATTTAAGAGTTGTAGGACTTCCAAGTGGTAAGGCGAGTTTAAAGTTGTTTAATACATTGGGTAAAGCAGTTTTTACTGCTTCTTTCTCTGCAGATATAAAAATGAATGATATTAGGCTACCTCAATTATCAAAAGGAGTGTATTTAGTTCAAATACAAACCAAAGAAGGAAATTTAAATAAAAAAATAATTTTAAAATAA
- a CDS encoding T9SS type A sorting domain-containing protein, translating into MKTKLLFIALLVSTFINAQSIEFTSAELTTAEIGSTVKVDYKYTIAADGYIYCAINLLDDWTWTAEVVGVELANAVAGTDVTGSFDLAIPEGTTPTADLTGNLNYKINIELKQTPDQSTWLAGQYPATQINLTASTASVNDDFLNNVKIYPNPAQNNLFIKSENSLNISNIKITNLLGKEVFTSNLIDSKIDVSNLKTGVYILKIQSENASKNIKFIKQ; encoded by the coding sequence ATGAAAACAAAATTACTTTTTATCGCATTATTAGTATCAACTTTTATCAATGCACAATCCATTGAATTTACATCGGCAGAATTAACAACTGCAGAAATTGGTAGTACAGTTAAAGTAGATTATAAATATACAATAGCAGCAGATGGTTACATTTATTGTGCTATTAATTTGTTAGATGATTGGACTTGGACAGCAGAAGTTGTGGGTGTAGAATTGGCAAATGCTGTTGCAGGAACAGATGTAACAGGCTCTTTTGATTTAGCAATTCCTGAAGGAACAACTCCAACAGCAGACTTAACAGGAAACTTAAATTATAAAATTAATATTGAGTTAAAACAAACCCCAGATCAAAGTACTTGGTTAGCAGGTCAATATCCTGCAACACAAATTAATTTAACAGCTTCTACTGCAAGTGTAAATGATGATTTTTTGAATAATGTAAAAATATATCCAAACCCTGCCCAAAATAATCTGTTTATAAAAAGTGAAAACAGCTTGAATATTTCTAATATAAAAATCACAAATTTGTTAGGTAAAGAAGTATTTACATCAAATTTAATTGATAGTAAAATTGATGTTTCAAACTTAAAAACTGGTGTTTATATTTTAAAAATTCAATCAGAAAATGCTTCAAAAAACATAAAATTTATAAAGCAATAA
- a CDS encoding GDSL-type esterase/lipase family protein, with protein sequence MKNYILKPSFIFLLILSLNSCSQNNEENIIEVEEVVIPDNLYPLDDIVISNHTNWTKTHYPKRIAEFKANPLETGDIVFIGNSITEQGEDWASKVDNSKAKNRGIAGDTTEGILARLNEITFYKPEKVFLLIGINDLFHNPDAVEKIHENILKIVAEINTKSPNTQIFVQTVLPTTTDNLIPKIKDLNAALENSSFEKPFTFINLHQRFVLLNGKMNMDFSTDGVHLNEKGYEIWSEMIKNSI encoded by the coding sequence ATGAAAAACTATATACTAAAACCTTCTTTTATCTTTTTGCTGATATTGTCTTTAAATTCTTGCAGTCAAAACAATGAAGAAAACATCATTGAAGTAGAAGAAGTTGTAATACCTGATAATTTATATCCATTAGATGATATTGTAATTTCTAATCATACTAATTGGACAAAAACACATTACCCAAAAAGAATTGCAGAATTCAAAGCAAATCCTTTAGAAACAGGTGATATTGTATTTATTGGAAATAGTATTACAGAACAAGGTGAAGACTGGGCATCAAAAGTTGATAATTCCAAAGCAAAAAACAGAGGAATCGCTGGTGATACAACAGAAGGTATTTTAGCTAGATTAAATGAGATAACTTTTTATAAACCAGAAAAAGTATTTCTTTTAATAGGGATAAATGATTTGTTTCATAATCCTGATGCTGTTGAAAAAATCCACGAAAATATTTTAAAAATTGTGGCTGAAATCAACACAAAAAGTCCAAATACCCAAATTTTTGTTCAAACTGTTTTACCAACAACTACAGACAATTTAATTCCTAAAATTAAAGATTTGAATGCTGCATTAGAAAATTCATCATTTGAAAAACCATTTACATTCATAAATCTTCATCAACGTTTTGTATTGCTGAATGGGAAAATGAATATGGATTTTTCTACTGATGGTGTTCATTTAAATGAAAAAGGGTATGAAATCTGGTCAGAAATGATTAAGAATAGTATTTAA
- a CDS encoding SusE domain-containing protein codes for MKKILLQSFAFILIISMFSCEEENSPIFVAQADIDGIEIKSVFAANYLISNETKDNIADRIIWDAADFGTATNVTYEIHGALDASFTSFDVIGTTNQNNYPILISNLLDYANQLDLDGDPSTTDSAGLPNNTGQMFIRVKATVGTADALETLSDFETINFTWIEITDTGSCDALYVLGEGITDMGWNFPGFEMPCEANVLKVKVRLGNAHFRFFTTIGDWNSGQDYTYYEDRGYAIDARLENVPAGDNFNFNGTPGIYTITIDNKNKIIDLKESSSLWAVGGAVPGGWAFSSDTVEFVENTPDIWSASITLSNEIFRFFQTFGTYDTDNNFAYYIDQGFTIDSNFEDDGGGDSNFNFLGTAGTYTLTINAVDKTITLN; via the coding sequence ATGAAAAAAATATTATTACAATCATTTGCATTTATTCTTATCATTTCTATGTTTTCTTGTGAAGAGGAAAACTCACCCATATTTGTTGCTCAAGCTGATATTGATGGTATTGAAATTAAAAGTGTTTTTGCCGCTAATTATCTTATTTCTAATGAAACAAAAGATAATATTGCAGACCGTATTATATGGGATGCTGCAGACTTTGGTACAGCCACCAATGTTACTTATGAAATTCATGGTGCTTTAGATGCTAGTTTTACATCATTTGATGTTATTGGCACTACCAACCAAAATAACTACCCAATATTAATTTCAAATCTTTTAGACTACGCCAATCAATTGGATTTAGATGGAGATCCTAGCACTACAGATAGCGCTGGACTACCAAATAATACCGGGCAAATGTTTATACGTGTAAAAGCAACTGTTGGCACTGCAGATGCCTTAGAAACTTTATCAGATTTTGAGACCATCAATTTTACTTGGATAGAAATAACAGATACAGGCTCTTGTGATGCCCTTTATGTATTAGGTGAAGGCATCACTGATATGGGTTGGAATTTTCCGGGATTTGAAATGCCTTGTGAAGCAAATGTGTTAAAGGTAAAGGTGCGCTTAGGCAATGCACATTTTAGATTTTTTACCACTATTGGAGATTGGAATTCTGGTCAAGATTACACTTACTATGAAGATCGTGGGTATGCCATAGATGCAAGATTAGAAAATGTACCTGCTGGTGATAACTTTAATTTTAATGGAACACCTGGTATTTATACAATTACTATAGACAATAAAAATAAAATCATTGATCTAAAAGAATCTAGCTCTCTTTGGGCAGTTGGGGGAGCTGTTCCTGGAGGCTGGGCTTTTAGTTCAGATACAGTTGAATTTGTTGAAAACACGCCAGACATTTGGTCTGCATCAATTACACTATCTAATGAAATCTTTAGATTTTTCCAAACCTTTGGAACGTACGATACTGATAATAACTTCGCTTATTACATAGATCAAGGTTTTACAATCGATTCTAATTTTGAAGATGATGGTGGTGGCGATTCTAACTTTAATTTTTTAGGAACTGCTGGAACTTACACACTAACTATAAACGCTGTTGATAAAACAATCACACTAAATTAA
- a CDS encoding RagB/SusD family nutrient uptake outer membrane protein, whose translation MVLFCVSLFGYSQKILVKGVITDAKTNEPLPGVSILVKGSSTGNISAFDGTYQITVAKNKTLVFSYLGYKIKEILATTSRLNITLNEDAQKLDEIVIIGYGSTTVKDATGAVTALTAKDFNKGNITTAENLLNGKVAGLTINTGGAPGSGSTIRIRGGASLGASNDPLIVINGCWGGALRISRQFSEVLESTVYSVDNRNTSISENRPIEITSIGNNGTGYILGKWSNKTSLGTNGSANEIVDTDFPMFRLADVYLMYAEAYLRGGGGSLDIAVDFINRLRLRANNNNTITATDLDLDLILNERLVELHWEGHRRQDLIRFNKYTGGSYNWSWKGNSVSGIPLATTRSVFPIPSASLASNPNLKQNSGY comes from the coding sequence ATGGTTCTTTTTTGTGTTTCACTGTTTGGTTATTCACAAAAAATTTTGGTAAAAGGAGTAATTACAGATGCAAAAACAAATGAACCGCTTCCGGGAGTAAGTATTTTAGTTAAAGGATCATCAACAGGAAATATCTCAGCGTTTGATGGCACTTATCAAATAACAGTAGCTAAAAACAAAACATTAGTATTTTCTTATTTAGGGTACAAAATCAAAGAAATATTAGCAACAACTTCTCGGCTAAATATAACCCTTAATGAAGATGCACAAAAACTAGACGAAATTGTAATTATTGGCTATGGGTCTACCACTGTAAAAGATGCTACAGGTGCAGTAACTGCATTAACCGCAAAAGATTTTAACAAGGGTAATATTACCACCGCAGAAAACTTACTAAATGGTAAAGTTGCAGGTTTAACCATAAATACGGGTGGCGCGCCAGGTTCCGGTTCTACCATAAGAATTAGAGGTGGTGCTTCTTTAGGGGCTTCTAATGATCCTTTAATAGTAATTAATGGATGTTGGGGTGGTGCACTGCGCATATCACGTCAATTTTCTGAAGTATTAGAAAGCACCGTTTACAGTGTAGACAATAGAAACACAAGCATTAGTGAAAATAGACCCATAGAAATTACAAGTATTGGCAATAACGGTACTGGCTATATACTTGGCAAATGGTCTAATAAAACAAGTTTAGGCACAAATGGTAGTGCCAATGAAATTGTTGACACAGATTTTCCAATGTTTAGATTGGCAGACGTGTACCTAATGTATGCAGAAGCCTATTTAAGAGGTGGCGGCGGCTCTCTAGATATTGCAGTTGATTTTATAAACAGACTAAGACTTAGAGCAAATAACAACAACACCATTACAGCAACAGACTTAGATTTAGACTTAATTTTAAATGAACGTTTGGTAGAACTCCATTGGGAAGGACATAGAAGACAAGACCTTATTAGGTTTAATAAATATACCGGAGGTAGTTATAATTGGTCTTGGAAAGGCAACTCCGTTTCAGGAATTCCACTAGCAACAACTAGAAGTGTTTTTCCAATACCAAGTGCAAGTTTAGCCTCAAACCCTAATCTTAAACAAAATTCAGGTTATTAA
- a CDS encoding T9SS type A sorting domain-containing protein, giving the protein MMKNIKIIAYLFCCCVCNFCLGQQKTTTQELNIKKGLKFNKNSQFGINKTGTGTIQVDVFDSLEYEDNHAAPDSSFMYGFKATGNPNGNYNNTGYTYLKKDVWWCTHDLFSRCEDLYFRTVNSNDLKFFKKAVKNRDTKFSYDGQGDWHIMGEIKTDMDVTIKLTFSDGATLDDIIGIKIPGVKELTKEDFEGTEPLYSIEVYRGNTTPEHTYYPNDDIVVFEGDSVVFKSNVGFDRLEGLTDLAIQRYAGESLFMSNAVKQGAHKPFLFYDSNVHGVKMRSYPESWANGNHKYPTFSENQGEYTISWIANSRRDHLYNNSPSNNEPLSAYKLKSDFDLAEGFPNKNKFSGDLAVLPKQRNNQKEGLNVEILKAYEEGKKGVAGLDPDELIYKNFAQSKISGENIPSNTNFTYVTGDEWKKLEPNHPGDINYSLQQSINKIGEFIDPNEYYDFELTEIMDKNLYIHKNSTESIDNETFDYRTEQNMFNHKRPIVYSPSANNKPVFHNSSELELIHPNNDYNETIKIAVLSPLEGKKHGVVYNQLTEDHRKDPKINFYGIINGPSFVARHQTNVIYSVNNLPHINDVPGKFELVYTHEDNNGFITTKRKQVYYENNDFIIDKFSGGGYHEITLQYTRNKTKGTPVIIAGKELIDVDLRFIFAPNENNSKDFSHNPTEIFKANNVGIFKGKVRLSEQKGNGNRWFLSSQSDQLKDDYGLNYGYEDHNVVRTYALSEQESVTLSVLDADPHSFTHYEPDWYLSERRLSKRITDNELKNVGGDSYIKWYKADNLEFNNAEQISTGKHCLFEQQPYGTYYVKAEFNETSKIIVKIKVRNTNSKVDQIISTAGQNLGVVNYYPLNDNQFEVLKSIKGDHMGSTTKDDYKILAIQDILSTYTYGAHDLTTSINTKTGPRFKVDGVEVGEHKRFSPQNNFDARFDWTIKDEFGANLNKNHFLFYHFDSKKDPNLEKWFPKNWIRHLDNVPQSPEIPFFVNTDKIHAFNTEDDPKIEDLNNNDSSLYEPWQVRLPWIAQKGVHGYKTRWNIKTVYDINKMFDLNHIGTAYKASGVTAHDYHIAVNGIDGSKIIPGFDGVMREKQEFFHHLKAGRMVILRLHQFENEPSKIQVIVTNNPKDTTPLGTEVYDGTVTLNTNTNQSRTALNTDKMALDNDIHVYPNPSKSGVFNIRISTKESSLVTLELFDVLGKSIYKEQLSNQIGARTIKIGEGLQLKTGVYILQVNSNGKTTNKKLIIE; this is encoded by the coding sequence ATGATGAAAAATATTAAAATAATAGCCTATTTATTTTGTTGTTGTGTCTGCAATTTCTGCTTAGGGCAACAAAAAACAACAACCCAGGAATTAAATATTAAGAAAGGCTTAAAATTTAATAAAAACAGCCAATTTGGAATTAACAAAACAGGTACAGGAACTATACAAGTAGATGTCTTTGATAGTCTAGAATATGAAGATAATCACGCTGCACCTGATTCTTCTTTTATGTATGGATTTAAAGCTACTGGAAATCCAAACGGAAATTATAACAATACGGGCTACACATACTTAAAAAAAGATGTCTGGTGGTGTACTCATGATCTATTTTCTCGGTGCGAGGATTTGTACTTCAGAACTGTTAATAGTAACGATTTAAAATTCTTTAAAAAAGCAGTAAAAAATAGAGATACTAAATTTTCATATGACGGTCAAGGAGATTGGCACATAATGGGAGAAATTAAAACCGATATGGATGTAACTATAAAACTTACATTCAGTGATGGTGCTACATTAGATGACATTATAGGTATAAAAATACCGGGAGTAAAAGAATTAACTAAAGAAGATTTTGAAGGTACCGAACCATTATATTCAATTGAAGTATATAGAGGTAATACAACTCCAGAACACACCTATTACCCAAATGATGATATTGTTGTTTTTGAAGGAGATTCAGTTGTCTTTAAATCTAATGTTGGCTTTGATAGATTAGAAGGTCTTACAGATCTTGCCATACAACGTTATGCAGGTGAAAGTCTCTTTATGTCAAATGCTGTAAAACAAGGTGCTCATAAGCCATTTCTTTTCTACGACAGTAATGTACATGGTGTAAAAATGAGAAGCTATCCAGAAAGTTGGGCCAATGGCAATCATAAATACCCTACATTTTCAGAAAACCAAGGAGAATACACCATATCTTGGATTGCAAATTCACGAAGAGATCATCTTTACAACAATTCTCCTAGTAACAATGAACCTTTATCTGCTTATAAATTAAAAAGCGATTTTGATTTAGCAGAAGGTTTTCCCAATAAAAATAAATTTTCTGGAGACCTTGCGGTTTTACCCAAACAAAGAAACAACCAAAAGGAAGGTTTAAATGTAGAGATTTTAAAGGCTTATGAAGAAGGTAAAAAAGGAGTAGCCGGTTTAGATCCAGATGAATTAATTTATAAAAACTTTGCTCAATCAAAAATCTCTGGTGAAAATATACCTAGCAATACTAATTTTACCTATGTAACTGGTGATGAGTGGAAAAAACTTGAACCTAATCATCCTGGTGATATCAATTACAGCTTACAACAAAGTATAAATAAAATAGGTGAGTTTATTGATCCTAACGAGTATTATGATTTCGAGCTAACTGAAATTATGGATAAAAATTTATATATCCATAAAAACAGTACTGAATCTATAGATAATGAAACTTTTGATTACAGGACAGAGCAAAATATGTTTAATCATAAAAGACCAATTGTTTATAGTCCAAGTGCTAATAATAAACCTGTATTTCATAATTCTTCAGAATTAGAATTGATTCATCCAAACAATGATTACAATGAGACAATAAAAATTGCTGTTTTATCACCTCTCGAAGGTAAAAAACATGGTGTTGTTTATAATCAATTAACCGAAGATCATAGAAAAGATCCAAAAATAAATTTTTATGGCATAATAAATGGTCCCTCTTTTGTTGCAAGGCATCAGACGAATGTTATTTATTCAGTAAATAATCTACCTCATATTAATGATGTTCCTGGAAAGTTTGAATTGGTATATACCCACGAAGATAATAATGGATTTATAACTACTAAAAGAAAACAAGTATATTATGAAAATAACGATTTTATTATTGATAAATTTAGCGGAGGCGGCTATCATGAAATAACATTGCAATATACCCGTAATAAAACTAAAGGAACACCTGTTATTATTGCAGGTAAAGAATTAATAGATGTAGACTTGCGTTTTATTTTTGCACCGAACGAAAACAATTCTAAGGATTTTAGCCATAATCCTACAGAAATTTTCAAAGCAAATAATGTTGGAATATTTAAAGGAAAAGTAAGACTATCAGAACAAAAAGGAAATGGAAATCGTTGGTTTTTAAGCAGCCAGAGCGATCAACTGAAAGATGATTATGGATTAAATTATGGATATGAAGACCATAATGTAGTTAGAACATATGCGTTGAGTGAACAAGAGAGTGTAACCTTGTCCGTTTTAGATGCTGACCCACATAGTTTTACACATTATGAACCAGATTGGTATTTATCTGAACGTAGATTGAGTAAACGAATAACAGATAATGAACTAAAGAATGTTGGCGGAGATTCTTATATAAAATGGTATAAAGCCGATAATTTAGAATTTAATAATGCAGAACAAATAAGCACTGGTAAACATTGTCTTTTTGAGCAACAACCGTATGGGACTTATTATGTAAAAGCAGAATTTAATGAAACCAGTAAAATTATTGTAAAAATTAAAGTTAGAAATACTAACAGTAAAGTAGATCAAATAATTAGTACTGCTGGCCAGAATTTAGGTGTTGTAAATTATTATCCTTTAAATGATAATCAATTTGAAGTACTAAAATCAATAAAAGGAGACCATATGGGTTCAACTACAAAAGACGATTATAAAATTTTAGCAATTCAAGATATTTTGAGTACATATACATACGGTGCTCATGATCTCACAACTTCTATAAATACCAAAACAGGACCAAGATTCAAGGTTGATGGAGTTGAAGTTGGTGAGCATAAACGATTTTCACCACAAAATAATTTTGATGCCCGTTTTGATTGGACAATTAAAGATGAATTTGGAGCTAATTTGAATAAAAACCATTTTTTATTCTATCATTTCGATAGTAAAAAGGACCCTAATTTAGAAAAATGGTTTCCTAAAAATTGGATTCGCCACCTAGATAATGTCCCACAATCTCCTGAAATACCATTTTTTGTCAATACTGATAAAATACATGCTTTTAATACAGAAGATGATCCTAAAATAGAGGATTTAAATAATAACGATAGCTCACTTTATGAGCCTTGGCAAGTCCGTTTGCCTTGGATTGCGCAAAAAGGAGTACACGGCTATAAAACCAGATGGAATATTAAAACTGTTTATGACATCAATAAAATGTTTGATCTTAATCACATAGGAACTGCTTACAAAGCATCAGGTGTTACAGCTCATGATTATCATATAGCAGTAAATGGAATAGATGGCAGTAAAATAATACCAGGTTTTGATGGTGTTATGAGAGAGAAACAAGAATTTTTCCATCATTTAAAAGCAGGTAGAATGGTTATTCTTAGATTACACCAATTTGAAAATGAGCCATCTAAGATACAAGTTATTGTAACCAATAACCCAAAGGACACTACGCCTTTAGGTACTGAGGTTTATGATGGAACTGTAACTTTGAATACTAATACTAATCAATCAAGAACAGCACTTAACACAGATAAGATGGCGTTAGACAATGATATTCATGTATATCCAAACCCAAGTAAAAGTGGTGTTTTTAATATACGTATATCAACTAAAGAGAGTAGTTTGGTAACACTAGAACTGTTTGATGTTCTTGGCAAAAGTATTTACAAAGAACAGCTTTCTAACCAAATAGGTGCACGTACCATAAAAATTGGTGAAGGTTTACAGCTTAAAACTGGTGTTTATATTTTACAAGTAAATAGTAATGGTAAAACAACAAATAAAAAGTTAATTATAGAATAA